The genomic segment TCGGCTACGTCGATGACGCCATAATCACCGCGGTGGTTCTGCGCTGGGTCACCAGAACCGCCGGACCGCAAGCGCTCGCCAAACACTGGCCGGGCACACCGGACGGGTTGGTCGCGCTGTGCCGGCTCTGCCGCTTGCCCGACCCGCTATGACCAACCCTTGGTGACGACGCTCACAGGCTTCGGTACGCTCTGCTGAGCGACTGCTTAGCTCGTCGCGAAACGCTCGTCGACAACGCATTGGAGCCAACACCATGGCCGCACCTGCCACCCGTTACGCGGGAACGCGCGTCCCGCGGGTCGAGGACACCCGCCTGCTCACCGGCCACGGCACCTACGTCGACGACATCGTGCGGCCGGGCATGCTGCACGCCTGTTTCGTGCGCAGCCCGTTCGCGCACGCCCGCATCAACAGCATCGATGCGTCGGCGGCACTGGCGCTGCCCGGCGTACACGCGGTGCTGACCGCGGCCGACCTGAACAATGACGTCCAGGAGGCCTGGCACGCGGTGGCAGGCAAGGACGTCCCCGACACCCCGCGCCCGCCACTGGCCGAGGGTGAGGTGAAGTTCGTCGGCGATCCGGTCGCGATCGTCATCGCCGAAAACCGTTACCTCGCCGAGGACGCCCTCGAACTGGTCGACGTCGATTACGACCCATTGCCCGCGATCGCCGATTTCACCCAGGCGGTGGGTCACGAGGCGGTGGTGCATGAGGCCTATCCGGACAACGTCGCCGGCGGACTGGCCGGTGCACCGCCGGACGAGGAGGCGTTCGCCGCGGCGGCGTATGTGGCCGACGAGCAGATCTATCAGCAGACGCACGTGCCAGTCCCGATCGAGACCCGCGGACTGGTCGTCGAATGGGTGGCCGCCACGCAGGAACTGACCCTCTGGGCGTCCACTCAGACTCCGCACGAATTGCGTGCGTTCGCCGCGCGACTGCTGGGCATCCCGGCGCAGGGCGTACGCGTCATCACCCGGGACACCGGCGGCGGCTTCGGCCAGAAGGTCGTACCGATGCGCGAGGACATGTGCATCATGCTGGCGGCCCGCAAGGTTCCCGCTCCGCTCAAGTGGATCGAGGACCGCCGCGAGAACCTGATGTCGGCGGGGCAGGCCCGCCACGTCGACGGGCGCGCGCGGATGGCGTTCGACGCCGACGGGGCCATCACCGCCGTCGCCATCGACTTCCTGCAGGACATCGGGGCCTACCCCACCCCATATCCGGTGCTGACCACCGCGGCCATCGGGATGTTCTTCCCCGGCCCCTACCGGGTGCCCAAGTCGAGCTTCAACTACAAGGCGGTGTTCACCAACACCAGCGGGCTGGCCGCCTACCGCGGTCCCTGGCAATACGAAACCCTCACGCGCGAAATACTTCTCGACATCGCGGCCCGCAAGATGGGCATCGATCCGGTCGAGTTGCGCCGCAAGAATCTGCTGCGCCGCGACGAGATGCCGTTCTTCAACCCCAACGGCATGCCCTATGACCACGTCGCCCCGATGGAGACCTTCGAGCAGGCGGTCAAAATCCTTGACCACGAAGGGTTCCGCAAGGAGCAGGCCGAGGCGCTGGCGCAGGGTCGCTACCTCGGACTGGGGTTCTCGGCCTACATCGAGCCGACCGGCGCGGCGACCGGGCACCTGGCCACCGAGGGCTGCACCATGCGGATGGAGCCCACCGGCAAGATCAACGTCTACGTCAACGGTGGTTCGAGCGGTAACAGCATCGAGACCACCGTGGTGCAGCTGACCGCCGATGCGCTGGGTGCCGACATCGCCGACGTGTCAACGATTCAGGGCGATACCGCGGTGACCCCGTACGGCGCCGGAACGCAAGGCAGCCGCAGCGGCCCGATGACCGCCGGCGCGGTGAACGAGGCCGGCACGATCCTGCGCAACCAGCTGGTGGCGATGGCCGCTCACGTGCTCGGCGTCGAGGAGTCGGACATCGAACTGGCCAACTCACGGGCCACCTCACGCGAGGATTCATCGAAGAGCGTCACTTTCGCGGATCTCGCCTACAAGTCGTATTACGAGCCCCAGTCCCTAGCGCCGGGGATGGCGGCCACACTGGAGGCCACCGCCCGGTTCACCTCGCAGACAATGATCCACTGGGCCAATGCAACTCATGCGTGCACGTGCGAGGTGGACATCACCACCGGCCGTGTCACCCTGACGCGCTACATCGTCAGCGAGGACGTCGGCCCGATGATCAACCCCAACATCGTCGAGGGGCAGATCGCCGGCGGCACGGTGCAGGGCATCGGCGGCGCACTGCTGGAGAACCTGGTCTACGACGAGGACGGAAACCCGTTGTCCACCACGTTCGTCGACTACCTGCTGCCCACCGCCACCGAGGTGCCGCCGATCGAGTACGGGCACGTCGAGGTGCCCAGCCCCGGCGTCGGCGGCTACAAGGGATGCGGAGAGGGCGGCGCTATCGGCTCGACCCCCGCGGTGATCAACGCGATCAACGACGCCCTCGCCCCGCTCGGGGTGACGGTCACCAAGCTCCCGGCTACACCCGCGCAGATCGTGGCGCTGATCGAGGCGGCCGGGAGTTAGGTTGCGGCCGCGCCCGTTTCAGCGGCTTGGTGTACGGCATTGATGATGCCCTGATACCCGGTGCACCGGCAGAAGTTGCCGGACAGACCTTCGCGAATCTCCTCATCGGTTGGATGCGGGTTGTCGCGCAGCAGCGCCGTGATCGACATGACGAATCCCGGTGTGCAGAAACCACATTGCAGGCCGTGGCAATCGCGCAGCGCCGCCTGCACCGGGGACAGCTCGCCGTCGGCTGACGCCTCGCCCTCGACGGTAGCAACCTCGCAGCCTTCCGCCTGCACCGCGAACACCAGGCAGGACCGCACCGCCGCCCCGTCGAGCAGCACCGTGCACGCGCCGCACGAGCCATGTTCGCACCCGAGGTGGGTACCGGTCAGGCCGCAGCGCTCACGCAGGAAATCGGCCAACGTCAGTCGCGGCTCGACGGTGGCCTCAACGGGAGTTCCGTTGACCGACACCCGGATCGGACGATCATGCATCGAAAGCCTCCTTGACCGCAGCCCGCCACGCCTGTGCGGCCATGGCCGCCCCGACCCTGCGTCGATAGTCGGCCGACCCCTGAAGGTCGGCCGGAATGTCGTCCAGCCCGCTCATCGCGAGCTCACCGATTTCTTCTGCCGTGATGTCGCCGACCGGCCGACCGACGATGGCCTCTTCGGCCGCCGAGGCACGCCTCGGTGTGGCACTGAGCCCCAGCAACCCGATGCCGCTGCGCCGGACCTTGTCGTCGTTGTCGAGTTCGACGGCCGCCACCGCACCGGCGATCGCAAAATCACCGTGACGGCGGGCGAATTCCTCGACCGCGAAGCCGCATCGGCCGGACCAGATCGGGAACCGCACGCCCACCAGAATCTCGTCGGGCTCCATCGCGGTCTCCCACACACCGGCGAAGAAATCCTTGGCCGCGATCTCCCGACCACCCGATGTCGACACTGTCTCGATCGTGGCGTCCAGCGCCAGCGCGACAGCGCCGTATTCCGCGGCGGGATCGGCGTGGGCGATCGAACCACCGATGGTGCCGCGGCTGCGGATCTGGAAGTGCCCGATCAACGGGGTGGCGCGAGTCAGCAGCGGCACGCCCGCGCGGACCTGCTCGTCCGAGCCGACCGTGGCATGGGTGGTGCCACCACCGATCCGCAGGGTGCCACCCGTGACTTGGATGCCCTTCATCTCCTCGAGACGCGAGATGTCGATCAGATGGTCGAAGAACGCCAGGCGCATCGAGAGCATCGGGACCAGGCTTTGTCCGCCGCCGAGCAGTTTGGCGTCGTCCCCGAGTTCGGTGAGCAGCTGTGCCGCCGCGGCGACACTGTCAGGACGGTGATAGTCGAAGGGCGCCGGCTTCATCGGTGGCCGCCGCAGCGCATCATGCTAAGCACATGCTCAGCATAGCGTGCCGCAGTCGCCCGCTTCCGGGAGTTGCCGGAGAGGCTCTGAGTGGACGCCGAGGGCGCCGCCGACTGTGAGAATCACCGCTGTCCAGCCCGCGGCGGCGGTAGGTTCGACCACCGACCGTGCCCGCGTCGCAAAGCTTTGATCTGCAGCGACGGTTACTCGTACGGCCCGGGGGTATCCAGCTCCTTGACCGGAAGGAGACCTGGTCAGCTGGGGCCCAGCCAGCATAAGCCCGCATACTGTCGATCATGGATCCGTCGCCGCCCCCGCGTGCGGCCGCCACGGGCAACCGCCGCGGCCGTCATCGAGAGCGGTCCAACACCGGCCGGCGCGCGCTGCGCGCCGTCATCCGAACCGCGATCGGCCTGATCTCGGTCGTGGTGGTGACGCTGACCGGGGTGGCGTATTCGCAGGCGCACGGCCTGCTCAGCGGCATCACGGTGTCCCAGGCGCTGGGCTCGGACGAGCCCCGGTCCAGCGGTGGCGCGATGAACATCCTTTTGATCGGGCTGGATAGCCGCAAGGACCAGGACGGCAACGAGCTGCCCGACGACCTGCTCGACAAACTGCACGCCGGTGACTCCGACGCGGGCGGCTACAACACCAACACCTTGATCCTGGTGCACATCAGCGCCGACGACCGCGTCGTCGCGTTCTCGATACCGCGTGACGACTATGTGGCCGTCACTGGCATCAAGGGCTACAACCACATCAAGATCAAGGAAGCCTACGGACTCACGAAGGCGCAGACCGAGCAGAAGCTGGTCGACGAGGGCATCGCCGACCGCAAGGAACTCGAGCGCGCGGGACGGGAGGCTGGCCGCAAAGCGACCATCCGTGCCGTCCGCAATCTCACCGGCCAGCCCATCGACTACTTCGCCGAGGTCAACCTCGCCAGCTTCTACCACCTCGCCGACAGCCTCGGCGGCGTGGACGTCTGCCTCAACCACGCCGTACACGACGATTACTCCGGCGCCGACTTCCCGGCCGGTCCGCAGCGACTCAATGCCGAACAGGCTCTGGCGTTCGTGCGGCAGCGGCACGGGCTGGAAAACGGCGATCTCGACCGCACCCATCGCCAGCAGGCCTTCCTGCTGTCGGTCTCACACGAGCTGCAGCAATCGGGCTCGTTCACCGATCTCGACAAGTTCAAGCGACTGATGGACGTCGCGCGCCAGGACATCGTCTTGTCGCAGGGGTGGGGTGAAGACCAGTTCCGCAGGATGGCCGCGCTGGCCGGGGGCGATGTCGAGTTCCGGACTCTGCCGGTGGTGCGCTACGACAACATCAACGGCCAGGACGTCAACATCGTCGACCCGGCCAAGATCCGTGCCGAGATCGCGCACGCCATCGGCGGCGACTCGGTATCAGTGACCACTACCGCTGCGCCGCAACCACTTCCGCCGCCCAATCCGAACACGGTCGTCAGCATCGTCAACGCCAGCGACACCTCGGGTCTGGCGTCACAGGCGGCGACAGTCCTGGGGAAGCACGACTTCACCGTCAGTGAGGTCCGCGACCGCGAGTCCGGCGAACCGATCGACACGGTGATCACCTACGGCGCGGGGGCGCAGACCGATGCGCAGTCGGTGGCCAGCCTGCTCGGCGTGGAGAACGCCCCACAGTCCACCAGTGCGGTGGCCGCCGATCACGTCCGGGTGGTGCTCGGCCAGGGCTACGACCTTCCGCTGGAGCAACCCCAGACCCAGGACACCAGCACGACATCGACGACCCGCAAATGGTCGGAGATGACGATCACGCCCACCCCCGACCAGGGCGCTCCCATCGACGGCGGCAAGGTGCCCTGCGTCAACTGAGCCCGATTGACCTAGTTTGGATTCCATGCGTATCGGAGTCATCGGACTGGGCAATATGGGCGCGGGCATCGCCGCGAATCTGATCAAGGCCGGGCACGAGGTGACCGTCTACAACCGATCACGGCCGAAGGTGGATGCGTTGGCTGCGCAGGGAGCGCAGGCGGCCGACACCGTGGCCGACGCGTGCGGAGGTGACGTCGTGCTGACGATGCTCGCCGACGACAACGCCGTGGCGGGGGTGACACTCGGCGACGACGGCATCATCGCCTCGTCCGGATCGGACACCGTCCATATCTCGTCGAGCACGATCAGCGTCGGCCTGTCGAAACGCTTGACCGACGCGCACGGCGACGCCGGCCAGAAGTTCGTGGCCGCGCCGGTGTTCGGCCGGCCCGAAGCCGCGGCTGCCGCAGCGTTGTTCGTCGTCGCCGCCGGGGCCGCCGACGCCGTGAGTGTGGTGACACCGGTCTTCGATGCGATCGGCCAGCGGACCTTCGTGGTGGCCGAGGACCCGTCCGCGGCCAACCTGGTCAAGCTCAGCGGAAATTTCCTGATCGGCTCGGTGATCGAATCACTCGGCGAGGCAATGGCTTTGGTGGCCAAGGGCGGCGTCGACCGGCATCAGTACCTGGACATCCTGACCTCGACGCTCTTCTCAGCCCCGGTGTACAAGACCTACGGCGGCCTCATCGCCAACGAGCAGTTCGAGCCGGCCGGGTTCGCCGCGCCGTTGGGGCACAAGGATATTGGACTGGTCTTGTCGGCCGCCGAGGAACTGCGAGTGCCGCTGCCGATCGCGAGCCTGCTGCGTGACCGGTTCCTGCGCCTGCTCGCCGAGGGCGGCGAGCAGCTGGACTGGTCGGCGATCAGCAGCCTCGCGGCCGCCGACGCCGGGACCTCAGACCACTCCGCGTAGCGCGTCGGCACCCAGGGCAGGCTCGAGCATCGCCGAGTAGTCCGGCCCCCGGCGCAGATTCTGTCCGCCGTCGACGCCAATGATCTGTCCGGTGATCCACTGAGCGGCATCGCTGAGCAGGAACAGCGTCGCGTTCGCGACATCCTCGACCTCGCCGGGGCGCGGCAGCGGCGTGCACTCGGCGTAATCGCCGCTGATCTCCGGTGAGTCGAGAACCATCTGCACCAGCTCGGTGCGGATCAACCCGGGTCGGATGCCGTTGACCCGCACCCACGACGCTCCGAGTTCGTCGGCAGCCAGCTTGATGAGATGGTCGAGGCCTGACTTGGTGACGCCGTACGGCCCGAACCACCGATGGGTGTTGCTCGACGCGATCGAGGAGATTCCGACGAAGGATCCGCCCCCACCACGCACCATCTGGCGGGCCGAGTGCTTGAGCACGTACATCGAGCCGTTGATGTTCAGATCGACGGTGGCGCGCCACCCCTCCGAGTCCATCTGGGTGATCGGGCCGATGGTCTGCGATCCGCCGGCGCAGTGCACCACACCATGCAGCCGCCCGTTCCACGCGGTTGCGGCGTCGACGACCGCGGCGATCTGGTCCTCGTTGGTGACATCGGCCGGTTCATACCTGACACTGCCCGACGGCGCGGCGGCATTGATCTCGTCGGCGGTCGCGGCCAGCCGATCCGCGCCACGCCCGACGATCATGACGTTTGCGCCGGCCTTCGCCAGACCTTCCGCCACACCCTTGCCGATGCCGCTGCCACCACCGGTGACCAGGTACGTCCGATCCTCGAACGAGAGCTGCACGCCGCACTCCTCACACAAATCTCCAACAGGTTCTACGTATAGAAGCACGGCGCCGCGTAGCCGCATAGTGCCCGTCCCACCGCCGAAGCCAGCGAACATCGAGACGCCACTGAGCCACCGTTTCTGCGGTGTCTTTCGACGTGGCGAGAAGCCGCGTCCCGAACAAACCGGGCCGGTAATTCAGTTCGTCCCTCGCTGCCGCCGGAATTGCGACGAACAATTTCTTCGTGCCATCGAAGGCCGCTGTGAGCAGCACTTGAGCTGTCGACCATTTTTTCGCGCCCGGATATTGACTCCTACGTAACACACGGTCGCTGGCCGGCGATAAAACCGCCGAACAACTGCGGGACTCCGAAGGCAGCCATACACTGCCTCACACGGCCACTCAGCAAACCGAGAGAAGGCACAAACATGACTCACGTGAAGATTTCAGCGCGGCGCCTGGCACTGACGGGCAGCTTCGCGCTCGCCGTGGCGGCAGCACCCGCGCTGGCCGTCGTCACCGTCCCGTCGGCCGGGCCGATGGCGGCCTGCCCGCCCGGACAGGTCGTCAACGCGGCAACCGGTGGGTGCGAAGTGCAGCCCGCCACCGGCCCGCAGGGCGGCCTGCCCGAGGTCCAGGGAATCCCTTGCACAGGCGCAAACACCGGTCAGTGCATAGGATTGCAGCAAGAGCAGCAAGCTCCTGTGGTGCAACCCCGTTCAACCGTCAGTCCGTAGAAACGGAGGGCCGACTTCGGAACTCCGTCGACTTCTCGAGAAAGTGTGAAGTATGGCGATTTCCTCCTCAGTCGGCCGCCGCATCCTCCTCGCCGGTGGATTCAGCGTTGCCATCGCTGCCGCACCGGCCGTTGCGTTCGTCATGGCGCCGTCGGGTGCGCCGGCGGGGCCTGCCATCGCGTGCCCGGCCGGCGAGTCCGAGGATCTCTACACCGATCAGTGCATTCCGGAGTTGGTGCCCAACCAGCCGGGCGGCAATTACCCCACCACGTCCAGCGGCGGCGGTAACGTCACCTACTCGACGCCGGGTGATTCCAGCAGCCTGCCCGAGGTTCAGGGCATCCCGTGCACGGGCGCCAACACCGGCCAGTGCATCGGTCTGCAGGAGAATCAGGTTCCCGCCGTCACTCCGCACTCCAGCATTTCGTCCAGCCCCTAGCCGGGGAGCAGGTCAGAGAGGGCAACGATGCCGATCCACTTCCCCCGGGTGACACAGCTGGTGACCGCGGGCGTGTTCACGCTCGCAGTCGCGGCGGCCCCACTGGCGCACGCCGAAGGCCCGGGTGGGATTCCGGAACCGCAGCCGGTGCCGGGACCGCAGGCCGTGGATTCGCAGCCGGGCGGATCGGCCGGCTGCCAGTCGGGTGAGTCGCTGGACCCATCGACAGGCAACTGCACCCCGACCATGACGCCGGTCGCCACCACCAACGGGGATCAGGCGTTCGACGATCTGCAGCCGCGGACCACTCAGGACATGACGTCCACCGCCGCTACCGGCGTCGGAGCCGACCTGGTCCCCAACATCAACGGCACTCCCTGCACCGGTTATTGGGAGTCGGCGGCCTGCTACGAGACCAGCCAGGACGAGGTGGCCGTCCAGCCCAGATCGACCATTTCATCGAGCCCGTAGCGGCTCATCGCCCCTTCGCTAAGGTTGAAGAATGCCTGCAAAAGCAAATCCCACGGACATCGAGGACGTCGAGCCGCTGGCCGACAGCACCGCGCGCCAGGCCCGTCGCGTCGTCGCGGCCTACGCCAATGACGCCGACGAGTGTCGGGTCTTCCTGTCGATGCTCGGCATTGGACCCTCAAAGCTCGAGGCGTAGCCGGTGTCCGGGGGCAACGACGCCGCCCGCTCCGGAAATTCTGACTTCGTGGTGGTCGCCAACCGGCTGCCGATCGACATGGAGCGGCTGCCGGACGGCAGTGTGACCTGGAAGCGCAGCCCGGGCGGTCTGGTGACCGCGCTGGAACCGCTGCTGCGCCGTCAGCGCGGCGCGTGGATCGGGTGGCCGGGCATCGTCGACGGGCCCGAGGAACCCATCATCGAGGACGATATGCAACTCGTCCCGGTGCGCCTGTCGGCCGAGGACGTCGCCGAGTACTACGAAGGTTTCTCCAACGCCACGCTGTGGCCGCTGTATCACGATGTGATCGTCAAGCCGATCTACCACCGCGAGTGGTGGGATCGCTACGTCGAGGTGAATCGCCGCTTCGCCGAAGCGACCTCGCGTGCCGCCGCCGAAGGCGCCACGGTGTGGGTGCAGGATTACCAGCTGCAACTGGTTCCCAAGATGCTGCGAATGCTGCGCCCCGATCTGACCATCGGATTCTTCCTGCACATTCCGTTCCCGCCGGTGGAACTGTTCATGCAGATGCCGTGGCGCACCGAGATCATCGAAGGACTGCTGGGTGCCGACCTGGTCGGATTCCACCTCGCCGGCGGGGCGCAAAACTTCCTGTTCCTTTCCCGACGGCTGGTCGGCGCCAACACATCTCGCGCGTCGGTCGGGGTGCGGTCCAGGTTCGGTGAGGTGCAGCTGGGGTTCCGCACGGTGAAAGTCGGTGCCTTCCCCATCTCCATCGACTCCGCCGACCTGGACCGTCAGGCCCGCAATCGCGACGTCCGCCGGCGCGCGAAGGAACTCCGCGCCGAACTCGGCAATCCTCGCAAGATCCTGCTCGGCGTCGACCGGCTCGACTACACCAAAGGCATTGACGTTCGGCTCAAAGCGTTTTCGGAGCTGCTCGCCGAGGGACGCGCCAAACGCGACGACACCGTTCTGGTGCAACTGGCCACGCCGAGCCGTGAGCGGGTGGAGAGCTATCGCGTGCTGCGCAACGAGATCGAGCAGCAGGTCGGACACATCAACGGTGAATACGGCGAAGTCGGACACCCGGTGGTGCACTACATTCACCGCCCGGTACCGCGCGACGAGTTGATCGCCTTCTTCGTCGCGTCGGACGTCATGCTGGTGACGCCCCTGCGCGACGGCATGAACCTGGTCGCCAAGGAGTACGTCGCCTGCCGAAGCGACCTCGGCGGCGCCCTGGTCTTGAGCGAATTCACCGGTGCTGCAGCCGAACTCCGTCAGGCTTACCTGGCCAACCCGCACGACCTCGAAGGCGTCAAGGACACCATCGAAGCCGCGCTCAACCAAACTCCCGAAGAGGGTCGACGGCGGATGCGGGCTCTGCGGCGCCAGGTACTTGCCCACGACGTCGATCGCTGGGCGCGGTCATTCCTCGACGCACTGGCCGGCAAGCCGACCACCGACGCCGACTAGATCGGCGTGATGTAGTTGATCAGCCAGCGGCCGTCGATCTTCTGGTAGTCCACCCGAAGTCGGCTGCCGTCGTAGAGCGGCTGACGGCTCTTGTCGGTCACCGTGCGGTTCAGGTACACCAGCACCGACGCCGAATCACGGTGTGCGTCCATCACTCCCACGCCGACGACGTTCGCCTGACTGACGACCTGGCGCTGCCGGGCCTGCGGGATGATGTCGGCGTTGGCCCGCTGCTCGAATTCCTTGCGGTAGGCCGGGGTCAGCAGGAGGTAGGCGTCGGTCAGGCTGCGGTCGACGGTCTGGTAGTCGTAGCCGAACACCTCGGGAATCTGTCGCTTGGCGATGCCGGGCAACTCCGCGCGCGTCGACTGCTCCGCCCGGCTCTGCACCCGGTCCCAGTACAGCGCGCCTGCGACACCCGCGCCGCCGATGAACACCGCGGCCAGCACGGCCACGATTGACGTGACGAACAGGCGCATCAGTTGCCTCCGTCGGGATACTTCAAGTCGTATCCGGTCATCCGGCCGTTGTCGTCCTCGTGAACGATGACCCGCATCCGGTACGGCTGGGAGGGCTTGTTGACCCCCTGCATATCGGTGACGGTGACCCGAACGGCCACCAGCACCGAGGCGTTATTGCTGACGTTGTCGACGCCCTCCAGCGCAGCACCGTTGATCACCGCTTCGGAGCTGGCGTTGGTGTCGCGGAACATCGCCTTGAGGTTGTCGACATTGTTGTTCTGGCTGAGCATGTCCCGCAGCGGGCCGCTGGTGTCGCCCACGAACCTGTTCACGCTCTGGTCGATGTTGTCCTGCGTGAAACTGAACATGTTGATCACGGTCTGCTTGGCGGTGTCGATGAAGCGCTGATCGCGATCCTGCGCGGCCGCAGCATCCTTGTGCTGCACGGTAAGCCAGGCCACTGTCCCGCCGACGGCCGCCGCCAGCACGGCGACGGCGAGCACGCCGATGATCGCGACGCGACGGGCGTTCGCGCGGCGCCGCGGCGGCGGCCCGACCGGCTTGGCGGACTTCGGCGCCGGCCGCGCCACGGAATCCAGCGGCACCGCGGTGACCGCGGCGGCAGTGTCGGCGGTGGGTCCGGCGGCGCGTGATGCGCGCCGGCGCGCCGGCCGTTCGGTGGTGGTCGTGTCTGAGGTCATCACACCTGCCTTGGGTCGAGCATGAGGTCCACCCAATTCTCGGCCGGACGAAGATTCGGGTCCGCCGGGGCGTACACGCCGGTGCCGCCCGCCGGGTCGACGAAGGTTCCGTTGTGCTGATCGTAAGTCCCGTACCGGGCGCTGGCCTGCGGCTGCGGGCCGGCGTCGGCCGGTCCGGTGCCGACCGGCGGTGGCGGCGGCGGGATCGTGGCCGGATACGGCAGCATCGGGTTCTGCGGCGGGTAGGGAGCCGGCGGCAGATACGGCAGCGGCACCGGAAGCTGACCCGGATCGTTAGGCGGCGGTTGCACCGGCCACGGCTGATGCGGGGCAGGCCCCGGCCCCTCGGGGACGCCGGGCGGCAACGGCCCCACCACCGGCGGGCCCGGATCCGGGTCGTTCTCCGGCGGGATGTAGGGGTACTTGTTGGGCGGCAATATGTTTCGGCCGTCGGTCACCGGGGTGCCGGCCGGGATCGGCGGTCCGCGCCAG from the Mycolicibacterium crocinum genome contains:
- a CDS encoding xanthine dehydrogenase family protein molybdopterin-binding subunit, producing the protein MAAPATRYAGTRVPRVEDTRLLTGHGTYVDDIVRPGMLHACFVRSPFAHARINSIDASAALALPGVHAVLTAADLNNDVQEAWHAVAGKDVPDTPRPPLAEGEVKFVGDPVAIVIAENRYLAEDALELVDVDYDPLPAIADFTQAVGHEAVVHEAYPDNVAGGLAGAPPDEEAFAAAAYVADEQIYQQTHVPVPIETRGLVVEWVAATQELTLWASTQTPHELRAFAARLLGIPAQGVRVITRDTGGGFGQKVVPMREDMCIMLAARKVPAPLKWIEDRRENLMSAGQARHVDGRARMAFDADGAITAVAIDFLQDIGAYPTPYPVLTTAAIGMFFPGPYRVPKSSFNYKAVFTNTSGLAAYRGPWQYETLTREILLDIAARKMGIDPVELRRKNLLRRDEMPFFNPNGMPYDHVAPMETFEQAVKILDHEGFRKEQAEALAQGRYLGLGFSAYIEPTGAATGHLATEGCTMRMEPTGKINVYVNGGSSGNSIETTVVQLTADALGADIADVSTIQGDTAVTPYGAGTQGSRSGPMTAGAVNEAGTILRNQLVAMAAHVLGVEESDIELANSRATSREDSSKSVTFADLAYKSYYEPQSLAPGMAATLEATARFTSQTMIHWANATHACTCEVDITTGRVTLTRYIVSEDVGPMINPNIVEGQIAGGTVQGIGGALLENLVYDEDGNPLSTTFVDYLLPTATEVPPIEYGHVEVPSPGVGGYKGCGEGGAIGSTPAVINAINDALAPLGVTVTKLPATPAQIVALIEAAGS
- a CDS encoding (2Fe-2S)-binding protein translates to MHDRPIRVSVNGTPVEATVEPRLTLADFLRERCGLTGTHLGCEHGSCGACTVLLDGAAVRSCLVFAVQAEGCEVATVEGEASADGELSPVQAALRDCHGLQCGFCTPGFVMSITALLRDNPHPTDEEIREGLSGNFCRCTGYQGIINAVHQAAETGAAAT
- a CDS encoding FAD binding domain-containing protein is translated as MKPAPFDYHRPDSVAAAAQLLTELGDDAKLLGGGQSLVPMLSMRLAFFDHLIDISRLEEMKGIQVTGGTLRIGGGTTHATVGSDEQVRAGVPLLTRATPLIGHFQIRSRGTIGGSIAHADPAAEYGAVALALDATIETVSTSGGREIAAKDFFAGVWETAMEPDEILVGVRFPIWSGRCGFAVEEFARRHGDFAIAGAVAAVELDNDDKVRRSGIGLLGLSATPRRASAAEEAIVGRPVGDITAEEIGELAMSGLDDIPADLQGSADYRRRVGAAMAAQAWRAAVKEAFDA
- a CDS encoding LCP family protein; translated protein: MDPSPPPRAAATGNRRGRHRERSNTGRRALRAVIRTAIGLISVVVVTLTGVAYSQAHGLLSGITVSQALGSDEPRSSGGAMNILLIGLDSRKDQDGNELPDDLLDKLHAGDSDAGGYNTNTLILVHISADDRVVAFSIPRDDYVAVTGIKGYNHIKIKEAYGLTKAQTEQKLVDEGIADRKELERAGREAGRKATIRAVRNLTGQPIDYFAEVNLASFYHLADSLGGVDVCLNHAVHDDYSGADFPAGPQRLNAEQALAFVRQRHGLENGDLDRTHRQQAFLLSVSHELQQSGSFTDLDKFKRLMDVARQDIVLSQGWGEDQFRRMAALAGGDVEFRTLPVVRYDNINGQDVNIVDPAKIRAEIAHAIGGDSVSVTTTAAPQPLPPPNPNTVVSIVNASDTSGLASQAATVLGKHDFTVSEVRDRESGEPIDTVITYGAGAQTDAQSVASLLGVENAPQSTSAVAADHVRVVLGQGYDLPLEQPQTQDTSTTSTTRKWSEMTITPTPDQGAPIDGGKVPCVN
- a CDS encoding NAD(P)-dependent oxidoreductase, which translates into the protein MRIGVIGLGNMGAGIAANLIKAGHEVTVYNRSRPKVDALAAQGAQAADTVADACGGDVVLTMLADDNAVAGVTLGDDGIIASSGSDTVHISSSTISVGLSKRLTDAHGDAGQKFVAAPVFGRPEAAAAAALFVVAAGAADAVSVVTPVFDAIGQRTFVVAEDPSAANLVKLSGNFLIGSVIESLGEAMALVAKGGVDRHQYLDILTSTLFSAPVYKTYGGLIANEQFEPAGFAAPLGHKDIGLVLSAAEELRVPLPIASLLRDRFLRLLAEGGEQLDWSAISSLAAADAGTSDHSA
- a CDS encoding SDR family oxidoreductase; this translates as MQLSFEDRTYLVTGGGSGIGKGVAEGLAKAGANVMIVGRGADRLAATADEINAAAPSGSVRYEPADVTNEDQIAAVVDAATAWNGRLHGVVHCAGGSQTIGPITQMDSEGWRATVDLNINGSMYVLKHSARQMVRGGGGSFVGISSIASSNTHRWFGPYGVTKSGLDHLIKLAADELGASWVRVNGIRPGLIRTELVQMVLDSPEISGDYAECTPLPRPGEVEDVANATLFLLSDAAQWITGQIIGVDGGQNLRRGPDYSAMLEPALGADALRGVV
- a CDS encoding intersectin-EH binding protein Ibp1, which encodes MAISSSVGRRILLAGGFSVAIAAAPAVAFVMAPSGAPAGPAIACPAGESEDLYTDQCIPELVPNQPGGNYPTTSSGGGNVTYSTPGDSSSLPEVQGIPCTGANTGQCIGLQENQVPAVTPHSSISSSP
- a CDS encoding alpha,alpha-trehalose-phosphate synthase (UDP-forming); its protein translation is MSGGNDAARSGNSDFVVVANRLPIDMERLPDGSVTWKRSPGGLVTALEPLLRRQRGAWIGWPGIVDGPEEPIIEDDMQLVPVRLSAEDVAEYYEGFSNATLWPLYHDVIVKPIYHREWWDRYVEVNRRFAEATSRAAAEGATVWVQDYQLQLVPKMLRMLRPDLTIGFFLHIPFPPVELFMQMPWRTEIIEGLLGADLVGFHLAGGAQNFLFLSRRLVGANTSRASVGVRSRFGEVQLGFRTVKVGAFPISIDSADLDRQARNRDVRRRAKELRAELGNPRKILLGVDRLDYTKGIDVRLKAFSELLAEGRAKRDDTVLVQLATPSRERVESYRVLRNEIEQQVGHINGEYGEVGHPVVHYIHRPVPRDELIAFFVASDVMLVTPLRDGMNLVAKEYVACRSDLGGALVLSEFTGAAAELRQAYLANPHDLEGVKDTIEAALNQTPEEGRRRMRALRRQVLAHDVDRWARSFLDALAGKPTTDAD